In one window of Mytilus galloprovincialis chromosome 6, xbMytGall1.hap1.1, whole genome shotgun sequence DNA:
- the LOC143078430 gene encoding insoluble matrix shell protein 6-like, producing the protein MKFALLMLVFLAIATDNVSSQTCRDCRHCDFTTRQYVCSSCGVTYYNECLMHCYGQNYGCGGVCPCRGSP; encoded by the exons ATGAAGTTCGCATTATTGATGTTGGTATTTCTTGCCATAGCCACAG atAACGTGTCTTCCCAAACTTGTCGTGACTGCAGACATTGTGATTTCACAACAAGACAATATGTTTGTTCAAGCTGTGGTGTGACTTACTATAATGAATGTTTGATGCATTGCTA tGGTCAAAATTATGGTTGCGGGGGTGTATGTCCATGTCGCGGTTCACCTTAA